Proteins encoded together in one Psychrobacter sp. 28M-43 window:
- a CDS encoding EpsG family protein, which translates to MLPYLLVLSLVVFWIVLEKKSLNRTSFWLPLITLALFAGGRSYWVGTDTANYTRNFNNKLSPESFRFNEDVEYGYQLFEYSLLHVTNNYFWLLIITSLVIVYCYLKVIKRYSVNYWLSVFLFITLGVYTFSFNGLRQGIAMALFTLAIPYLLEKRLFPYLLICAIASFFHITALFIIPFYFIVNLRVKPAYKILATFFGSLFVSRLLVSYISSTNDRYEDYAKVSEESGGFLTLGFYTVLMLLIIIASYVYKIRDNSFQQLLMFYASGVVFVIPLALLGTSASGPQRIISYFTWTLVLLLPVVLKKINNIYVYIISVFIFLAYFILTTSKFSDLSPYIINPMFEVF; encoded by the coding sequence ATGCTTCCTTATCTGTTGGTTCTTAGCCTTGTTGTTTTCTGGATAGTACTGGAGAAAAAATCTCTCAATCGTACGTCTTTTTGGCTGCCTTTAATTACTTTAGCGCTGTTCGCAGGCGGTCGTAGCTATTGGGTCGGTACGGATACTGCAAACTATACCAGAAATTTTAATAATAAATTGAGTCCTGAGTCCTTTAGATTTAATGAAGATGTTGAGTACGGTTACCAGCTATTTGAGTATTCATTACTGCATGTGACAAATAACTATTTTTGGCTACTGATTATCACCAGCTTGGTTATCGTCTATTGCTATTTAAAAGTCATTAAAAGATACAGTGTGAACTACTGGCTCTCTGTATTTCTGTTTATTACGCTAGGCGTCTATACCTTTTCATTTAATGGATTGCGTCAAGGAATCGCAATGGCTTTGTTTACTTTAGCCATTCCTTATCTGCTAGAGAAACGGCTTTTTCCTTATCTATTAATATGTGCTATTGCATCATTTTTTCATATCACGGCTTTATTTATCATTCCATTTTATTTCATTGTTAATTTGAGAGTGAAGCCAGCTTATAAAATACTTGCGACATTTTTTGGGTCGTTATTCGTCAGTAGGTTACTCGTATCTTATATTTCATCTACTAATGATCGATATGAAGATTATGCAAAAGTCTCTGAAGAGTCAGGCGGATTTTTGACACTTGGGTTTTACACAGTGCTCATGCTTCTCATCATTATTGCGAGCTATGTATATAAAATCAGAGACAATAGCTTTCAACAGCTATTGATGTTTTATGCATCAGGCGTGGTTTTTGTCATACCACTAGCGCTGTTAGGTACTAGTGCTTCAGGCCCGCAAAGAATCATTTCGTATTTTACATGGACTTTGGTTTTGTTACTGCCTGTGGTTTTGAAAAAGATAAATAACATTTATGTCTATATCATCAGTGTATTTATCTTCCTTGCGTATTTCATCTTGACGACATCAAAGTTCAGCGACCTGAGTCCTTATATTATCAATCCTATGTTTGAGGTGTTCTGA
- a CDS encoding glycosyltransferase family 2 protein, giving the protein MKSHAYISIGIPIYNAEAYLATAIKSIWAQTHELWELILIDDGSTDNSLAIAKQFEKVDSRIRVISDGYNKKLPARLNQLIDESKYDYIARMDADDLIHPDRLAIQINFLENNPSYDLVSTGVVSIDAQNKVYGCRHIDDLYAGFESVETAYPIVHASILAKKSWYERNRYNENYPRSEDYDLWCRAISKQDLRLAVLPDLLYYYREEGNLSLAKIVRSYKDSLTTYSEYKKTNIVDSAKLEAKIGAVRLLDSLGLLQKIANKRNKITMSEELKDSHQAVVDGLVAE; this is encoded by the coding sequence ATGAAAAGTCACGCTTATATCTCAATTGGCATTCCTATCTATAACGCTGAAGCCTATTTGGCGACAGCTATAAAGTCGATATGGGCGCAGACACACGAGCTGTGGGAGCTTATTTTGATAGATGATGGTTCTACAGACAACTCGCTAGCAATAGCCAAACAATTTGAAAAGGTTGATAGCAGAATAAGAGTGATATCTGATGGTTACAACAAGAAACTGCCTGCTCGTCTGAACCAGCTTATTGATGAATCAAAATATGATTACATTGCTCGTATGGATGCTGACGATCTCATTCATCCAGATAGATTAGCTATACAAATAAACTTTCTAGAGAACAATCCCAGTTATGACTTGGTGTCGACTGGTGTAGTATCTATTGATGCTCAAAACAAGGTGTATGGCTGTCGTCATATAGACGATTTATATGCAGGATTTGAGAGTGTGGAGACTGCATATCCTATTGTCCATGCGTCTATTTTGGCAAAAAAAAGTTGGTATGAGCGTAATAGATACAATGAGAATTATCCAAGGTCTGAAGATTATGACCTGTGGTGTAGAGCCATATCCAAACAGGATTTGCGCTTAGCCGTGCTCCCAGACTTGCTCTATTACTATAGAGAAGAGGGCAATCTGTCATTAGCAAAAATCGTTCGATCTTACAAAGATAGTCTTACGACATATAGTGAATATAAAAAAACCAATATCGTCGACAGTGCTAAGTTAGAAGCAAAAATCGGTGCGGTAAGGTTATTAGACTCGCTAGGGCTCTTGCAAAAGATAGCCAATAAGAGAAACAAAATAACGATGTCCGAGGAACTCAAAGACAGCCATCAAGCGGTTGTTGATGGTTTGGTTGCTGAATAA
- a CDS encoding glycosyltransferase, with the protein MKPKICFIMTDAVSFNVLYRNQLEYIRDSSNFEITVICGGSREQLDLLRARNLGEVVDLNFQRKPSVLQDAKSLVLLTRYLFTRRFDIVIYLTPKALLLGSIASTLTMQKRRVAFSVGRAYENFSGLKKRAFQGLDQLSFGLSHEVLFVSDSLVNVCLSENLLKEHKARVIDNGSFNGIDIDVLRPVEQMEKQKLRRQYGVPVDGFVICVVGRICEDKGLKDIGEISESLKSENIHFMFIGDFEDDIGKAVVDRIVREGKGVYIPANPKVEEVIQCADLHLFLSYREGFGNVAIEAASCGVPTFAYDVVGVKDSVKQDISGRKFQLKDTVTVTEAIKQAITDTNFKDKYPKARAWAVQHFEQKELWQSYLDFYLHHTNKV; encoded by the coding sequence ATGAAACCAAAAATATGCTTTATTATGACGGACGCCGTTTCTTTTAATGTGTTGTATCGCAATCAGCTTGAATATATTAGAGACTCTTCAAACTTTGAGATTACGGTAATCTGTGGTGGCAGTAGGGAGCAGCTAGATCTTTTACGAGCTCGTAATCTAGGAGAGGTGGTTGATTTGAATTTTCAGCGCAAGCCTTCTGTACTACAAGATGCCAAATCATTAGTGCTATTGACTCGTTACCTGTTTACTAGACGATTTGATATTGTGATTTATTTAACACCAAAGGCTTTATTGTTAGGAAGCATAGCCAGCACACTCACTATGCAAAAGAGAAGGGTTGCCTTTAGTGTGGGACGAGCCTACGAGAACTTTTCAGGCCTAAAGAAGCGCGCTTTTCAGGGTCTTGATCAACTTAGCTTTGGTCTTTCTCATGAGGTTCTATTCGTTTCTGATTCTTTAGTAAATGTTTGCTTGTCAGAGAATCTTCTTAAAGAACATAAGGCTCGTGTCATCGATAATGGTTCATTTAACGGTATTGATATTGATGTGCTCAGACCGGTAGAGCAAATGGAAAAACAAAAATTAAGACGACAGTATGGAGTGCCTGTAGATGGCTTCGTGATTTGCGTTGTCGGTAGAATTTGTGAAGACAAAGGCCTAAAAGATATTGGTGAGATATCTGAAAGCCTTAAATCAGAGAATATTCACTTTATGTTCATCGGAGATTTCGAAGATGACATCGGCAAGGCGGTCGTTGATAGAATAGTGAGAGAGGGTAAGGGCGTATATATACCAGCCAATCCAAAAGTAGAAGAGGTAATTCAATGTGCTGATTTGCATCTATTTTTAAGCTACCGAGAAGGTTTTGGGAATGTTGCTATCGAAGCAGCTAGTTGCGGTGTGCCAACGTTTGCCTATGATGTGGTGGGTGTAAAAGATAGTGTAAAACAAGATATCAGCGGTCGAAAGTTCCAGTTAAAAGACACTGTGACCGTGACAGAAGCCATCAAGCAAGCAATCACTGATACCAATTTTAAAGATAAGTACCCTAAAGCGAGAGCTTGGGCGGTTCAGCACTTCGAACAAAAAGAACTATGGCAGAGTTATTTGGATTTTTATCTACACCATACAAATAAGGTCTAA
- a CDS encoding glycosyltransferase — MTIRRVLHIVGKMDRAGAETMLMNLYRHIDHSQIQFDFVTFTDEVGDYDAEITALGGRVIPILAGHSLTRMLKLKKFLKQQPDYQIVHAHMLLNNAFHLLAAKGAGVPHRISHSHSTSNGKTNIIKKIYEQWALITNRTLATERISCGDHAANYLFGTTKDVWLLPNAVDIQKMISGANQSRHYIDQEFGAKKFGDKGLKIIQVGRLSEVKNHQFSLEIAEQLKRRQIDFTLYIVGQGPLEDQLKRQVKEQALGDNIKFLGMRTDITELMASADCMIMPSLHEGFPVVLVESQTVGLMALVSDQVSPEVDLGLGLVCFLPIQSANVWVDSLLSFQPPISNEAEITKALNLHGFSAATNSQKLTQMYLNMR; from the coding sequence ATGACTATCCGAAGAGTGCTGCACATAGTGGGAAAAATGGATCGTGCTGGGGCAGAGACCATGCTTATGAATTTATATCGTCATATAGATCATAGCCAGATTCAGTTTGATTTTGTTACTTTTACCGACGAGGTCGGCGACTATGACGCTGAGATAACAGCATTGGGCGGTAGGGTTATACCGATTTTAGCTGGTCATTCATTAACGCGCATGCTCAAACTTAAAAAATTCCTTAAACAGCAGCCTGATTATCAAATCGTTCATGCTCATATGCTATTAAACAATGCTTTTCATCTGTTGGCTGCTAAAGGTGCTGGCGTGCCGCATCGCATTTCGCACTCTCATAGCACCAGTAATGGTAAAACCAATATTATTAAAAAGATATATGAACAATGGGCATTAATTACCAATCGTACATTGGCTACTGAGAGAATCAGCTGCGGTGACCATGCTGCAAATTACCTATTTGGTACTACAAAAGATGTGTGGCTACTGCCCAATGCTGTTGATATACAGAAGATGATATCAGGCGCTAACCAATCACGGCATTATATTGATCAGGAGTTTGGTGCTAAAAAATTTGGAGATAAAGGGTTAAAAATCATCCAAGTTGGTCGTCTCAGTGAGGTTAAAAATCATCAGTTTTCTTTAGAAATCGCTGAACAGCTGAAAAGACGTCAAATCGATTTTACCTTATATATCGTTGGACAAGGTCCATTGGAAGATCAATTAAAACGACAAGTGAAAGAGCAAGCCTTAGGGGATAACATTAAGTTTTTGGGTATGCGTACTGATATTACTGAGTTAATGGCCAGTGCTGACTGTATGATTATGCCCTCCCTGCATGAAGGTTTCCCAGTGGTCTTAGTAGAAAGCCAGACAGTAGGACTTATGGCATTAGTCTCTGATCAAGTATCACCTGAAGTGGATTTAGGACTTGGACTTGTATGTTTTTTACCTATACAGTCAGCCAATGTTTGGGTGGATAGTTTGCTGAGTTTTCAGCCTCCAATATCCAATGAAGCAGAAATAACGAAGGCGCTAAATCTACATGGCTTTAGCGCCGCGACCAATTCGCAGAAGTTAACGCAAATGTATTTGAATATGCGATAA